A genomic region of Aeropyrum pernix K1 contains the following coding sequences:
- a CDS encoding phosphate ABC transporter ATP-binding protein produces MKLMDVRVSGLNVWITDKHILKGISFKAQPGTVTAIMGPSGSGKSTLIRVINRLIDLIPGARVEGEVWINNMNVMKEDPYNIRRYTGMVFQEPNPFPHMTIYENVAIGPKLHGLAKNKKELDEIVEWALKMAHLWDEVKDRLSDYPHQLSGGQRQRLSLARALALKPRVLLLDEPTANIDPVSTVKIEQSIVEYAKEEMATVIIVTHTPQQAARISDQILFLYEGRVIEYGPTKELVLRPRHELTKKFLGGEV; encoded by the coding sequence GTGAAGCTCATGGATGTGAGAGTTTCCGGTCTAAATGTGTGGATAACGGATAAGCATATTCTGAAAGGCATAAGCTTCAAAGCCCAACCCGGGACGGTGACAGCTATAATGGGGCCGTCAGGCAGCGGGAAGAGCACACTCATCAGAGTAATAAACAGGCTAATCGACCTTATCCCTGGCGCCAGGGTAGAGGGGGAAGTTTGGATAAACAACATGAACGTCATGAAAGAAGACCCATACAACATAAGGAGGTATACTGGGATGGTGTTTCAGGAGCCAAATCCCTTCCCCCACATGACTATATACGAGAACGTCGCCATAGGCCCAAAGCTCCATGGATTGGCTAAGAATAAAAAGGAGTTGGACGAGATAGTGGAATGGGCTCTCAAGATGGCACATCTGTGGGACGAGGTCAAGGACAGGCTAAGCGACTACCCTCATCAGCTGAGCGGTGGGCAGAGGCAGAGGCTAAGCCTAGCACGCGCTCTAGCACTCAAACCTAGGGTTCTTCTGCTTGACGAGCCTACCGCCAACATAGATCCGGTGTCTACCGTCAAGATAGAACAGTCTATAGTAGAATACGCAAAGGAGGAGATGGCAACGGTGATCATAGTAACTCACACTCCGCAGCAGGCGGCAAGGATATCTGACCAGATACTATTCCTCTACGAAGGCAGGGTGATAGAGTACGGGCCCACTAAAGAGCTAGTGCTCAGGCCTAGACACGAGCTAACCAAGAAGTTCCTCGGAGGTGAGGTCTAG
- a CDS encoding phosphate signaling complex PhoU family protein: MSVEPARRDLEAIYSNLDRMYNIVVKIVADTLRSLEEWSINEALEDHLYLAENLSAVVEEQATFFIAKYQPLGPELLEAKSLIRTSYDLYRIARYCREINRVIAYTSRGGRTLKPSQQVRKAAEIVASMVGDAYKAYRSRDNELRRKVEETDNMIDKIYDAMLERIGKVESLSQTEAVDLLIVRHLERIADHAVYIARQAE; this comes from the coding sequence GTGAGTGTAGAGCCGGCGAGAAGGGACCTCGAAGCTATATATTCGAACCTCGACAGAATGTACAACATTGTTGTGAAGATAGTTGCAGACACGCTGAGGAGCCTAGAGGAGTGGAGCATTAATGAGGCGCTCGAGGACCACCTATACCTGGCAGAGAACCTCTCGGCCGTCGTTGAGGAGCAGGCTACATTCTTCATAGCAAAGTATCAGCCTCTAGGCCCCGAACTCCTCGAGGCCAAGTCGCTGATAAGAACCTCCTATGATCTCTACAGGATAGCGAGGTACTGCAGAGAGATAAATCGAGTTATAGCCTATACGAGCAGAGGAGGCAGGACCCTGAAACCCTCTCAGCAGGTGAGAAAGGCAGCGGAGATAGTGGCCTCCATGGTTGGAGATGCATACAAGGCCTACAGATCCAGGGACAATGAGCTACGAAGGAAAGTTGAAGAGACAGACAACATGATAGACAAGATATACGATGCGATGCTCGAGAGGATAGGGAAAGTAGAATCGCTGAGTCAGACCGAAGCGGTAGACCTCCTCATAGTAAGGCATCTAGAGAGGATTGCAGACCACGCAGTCTATATTGCCAGGCAAGCCGAATAG
- a CDS encoding fumarylacetoacetate hydrolase family protein, with amino-acid sequence MVVGAVDTPLGPLMGIYNTRKGCIETVEGWVQNAVGGLRGFYFNPHSVFDKLSKSLTGDCVTLDNKLAPPVSPVSAWGVGRSYAEHAREMGMSKQIAFFSKPVTSLTGHLNPVVVPPVSEKPDYEGEIVIIIGKRIKNASTAEAGKAIAGYTAGADITDRLLQDMMSWSMAKGLDTYGPVGPVATIIDSPDDLDGLCVHTWLNGEKVQRGCTGDMIVSIPDMVSRLSALATLRPGDIVFTGTPPGVGHARKPPRYLRHGDELEVRVSGLPPLRNQIVKTPGQQ; translated from the coding sequence ATGGTAGTAGGAGCTGTGGATACACCCTTAGGGCCTTTAATGGGCATATATAATACACGAAAAGGATGTATCGAAACTGTAGAGGGGTGGGTGCAGAACGCCGTCGGCGGTTTAAGGGGGTTCTACTTCAATCCTCACAGCGTTTTTGACAAGCTGTCTAAAAGCCTCACTGGAGACTGTGTAACGCTCGACAATAAGCTGGCACCACCCGTTTCTCCAGTATCAGCCTGGGGTGTTGGAAGAAGCTATGCGGAGCACGCTAGGGAGATGGGGATGTCTAAGCAGATTGCATTCTTCTCTAAACCCGTGACAAGCCTTACCGGACACTTAAACCCTGTGGTGGTTCCTCCGGTTTCCGAGAAGCCCGACTATGAGGGGGAGATTGTAATCATCATCGGCAAGAGGATTAAGAATGCTTCTACCGCAGAAGCTGGAAAAGCAATAGCAGGATACACAGCCGGTGCTGACATAACCGATAGGCTCTTACAAGATATGATGAGCTGGAGCATGGCTAAAGGTCTGGATACCTACGGGCCTGTCGGTCCTGTGGCCACCATAATAGATTCTCCGGACGACTTGGACGGCTTGTGTGTTCATACCTGGCTTAACGGAGAGAAAGTCCAGAGGGGGTGTACAGGCGATATGATAGTAAGCATACCAGATATGGTTAGCAGGCTATCTGCCTTAGCTACCTTGAGACCCGGAGACATAGTGTTCACAGGGACTCCTCCTGGCGTAGGCCACGCAAGAAAGCCTCCCCGCTACCTGCGGCATGGTGACGAGTTGGAGGTCAGAGTTTCCGGTCTGCCGCCTCTCAGAAATCAGATAGTGAAGACACCAGGCCAGCAGTAA
- a CDS encoding ArsB/NhaD family transporter — MDLVAALLFTLTIMLVVSRYVDEVAAALAGVTALILLTNYTPEEAFNFVEWNVIAILLGMWIIAGYMIEGGFTEATIRLVSRSAGTYRKFLLYMALLSGFISMFIDNVLVILLVGSLTIAAAKKAGGNPVLAILLVGFSANFMGTALLMGDLPPQLLHTIAGAEFLDFIWTRGKPSSFPLLTATFLLTLGVFYILFIRREPNSRIDDAGLSGESTNRGGLLIISLTFFTMTVIAMALRPLLGFPLGFITMAGASQLALTVEVLRRLGLAGMVEFENALKHVEWRALLFYAALFSLVGGLESEGVIEEIARLLVGSVSSDPAIAYTVMYWSVGLLSLVIEHDALLLTFLYIVKDAASLAGIDPWNIYWGMAWSATLASNATTAAAPALYVAVAMSDREGHRVRALEFLKYSLTFAFTSLIIHYIITLIVWI, encoded by the coding sequence ATGGACCTGGTAGCCGCGCTGCTTTTCACTTTGACGATAATGCTAGTTGTTTCTAGATATGTGGACGAAGTAGCCGCCGCCCTAGCAGGAGTAACAGCCCTGATACTATTAACGAACTATACACCTGAGGAGGCTTTCAACTTTGTTGAGTGGAATGTAATAGCAATCCTGCTTGGCATGTGGATCATTGCCGGGTACATGATTGAAGGGGGGTTCACAGAGGCTACGATAAGGCTGGTATCTAGAAGCGCTGGAACCTATAGGAAGTTTCTACTATATATGGCTCTTCTCTCCGGCTTCATATCCATGTTCATAGACAACGTTCTCGTTATCCTCCTTGTGGGCTCCCTCACAATAGCGGCTGCTAAGAAGGCGGGGGGCAACCCTGTTCTAGCAATCCTCCTAGTAGGTTTTTCGGCAAACTTCATGGGTACAGCCCTACTGATGGGTGACCTGCCGCCGCAGCTTCTTCACACAATAGCGGGGGCCGAGTTTCTAGACTTCATATGGACACGTGGGAAGCCAAGTAGTTTCCCCCTCTTGACAGCGACGTTCCTACTTACCTTGGGAGTCTTCTACATCTTGTTCATCAGAAGAGAGCCAAACTCTCGTATAGACGATGCTGGACTCTCAGGTGAAAGCACTAACAGGGGAGGCCTGCTCATCATATCCCTAACCTTCTTCACAATGACAGTCATCGCCATGGCTTTAAGACCCCTCCTGGGATTCCCCCTAGGCTTTATAACAATGGCAGGAGCATCACAGCTAGCCTTAACCGTGGAGGTCCTCAGAAGGCTTGGCCTAGCGGGTATGGTGGAGTTTGAAAACGCTCTTAAACACGTCGAGTGGCGGGCTCTTCTATTCTATGCTGCATTGTTCAGCCTTGTCGGTGGTCTAGAGTCTGAAGGCGTAATTGAGGAGATTGCCCGTTTACTCGTCGGCAGTGTTTCCTCGGACCCTGCTATAGCATACACAGTTATGTACTGGTCTGTCGGATTACTCTCGCTTGTTATAGAGCATGATGCTCTTCTTTTGACTTTCCTCTACATCGTAAAGGATGCTGCCAGCCTCGCCGGGATAGATCCTTGGAATATTTATTGGGGTATGGCATGGAGTGCAACTTTGGCGAGTAATGCAACCACAGCAGCGGCTCCAGCGCTCTATGTGGCCGTGGCAATGTCTGATAGAGAGGGGCATAGGGTGAGGGCTCTTGAGTTCCTGAAATACAGTCTAACCTTCGCCTTTACGTCGCTGATAATTCATTACATTATAACGTTGATTGTGTGGATCTGA
- a CDS encoding enoyl-CoA hydratase/isomerase family protein, which produces MGQAPVIYEERNGVAIIRLNRPEKLNALNLEAWMQLGEYLRKACRSGIKAVVITGSGRAFSSGDDIRSMYSLESLEDSLSFFKTLHGALEAMARCRRPIVAAVNGLAVGGGAEILLLADVVLASREAWFAFPESHIGLIPPLLSTLGRSVFGERKARMLGITGAKLDVEEAKAMGLVDDVVEPGELEAKALEVAESLGLIPDQSVAEIRRATVEPYRVELENMVNRLAELVLTKEAKERMRLFLERRKKE; this is translated from the coding sequence TTGGGGCAAGCCCCTGTTATTTACGAGGAAAGAAACGGGGTTGCCATAATCCGGCTCAACAGGCCTGAAAAGCTCAACGCCCTGAATCTAGAGGCGTGGATGCAACTGGGCGAGTATCTCCGTAAAGCTTGTAGGAGCGGGATCAAGGCTGTAGTCATAACGGGTAGTGGCAGGGCTTTTAGCTCTGGCGACGATATCCGGAGCATGTACTCGTTGGAAAGTCTTGAAGACTCCCTGTCCTTCTTCAAAACACTGCACGGAGCCTTAGAGGCTATGGCACGCTGTAGAAGGCCCATAGTGGCTGCTGTCAACGGGCTGGCCGTAGGAGGGGGCGCCGAGATTCTTCTACTCGCAGACGTGGTTCTAGCCTCCAGGGAGGCGTGGTTTGCCTTCCCAGAGTCTCACATAGGCCTTATCCCTCCCCTCCTGTCAACACTCGGTAGGAGCGTTTTCGGGGAGAGGAAAGCCAGAATGCTGGGAATAACGGGGGCAAAGCTGGATGTCGAGGAGGCTAAAGCTATGGGGTTAGTAGATGATGTTGTCGAGCCCGGAGAACTCGAGGCTAAGGCTTTAGAGGTGGCGGAGTCGCTTGGCTTAATACCAGACCAGTCCGTGGCAGAGATACGCCGGGCCACAGTAGAACCTTATAGAGTTGAGCTGGAGAACATGGTGAACAGGCTTGCCGAGCTCGTTCTAACTAAGGAGGCTAAGGAGAGGATGCGGCTGTTCCTAGAGAGGAGGAAGAAAGAGTAG
- a CDS encoding phosphoribosyltransferase family protein produces the protein MTHYKTEVLRVVVVEALRRARSRGVTYRELAEATGVDETLLARYVSGRVMPGARQAERIWKGLLDILGPARLLAESLEKGRLDVEAALGDPLFVVMSQLYFLDRIKARVDRILVPEAAGIGLATALGIALGVHVVVARRTKEYTWAEYVEAGFEDPASGRSMIFYARKDLLSGAEWILIVDDIVQTGRTLHAMEKIVESVGGRVAAIAAVIVVGSEWKRFVRSRVIPILEIAR, from the coding sequence TTGACGCACTACAAGACAGAAGTACTTAGAGTGGTTGTAGTTGAGGCTCTGAGGAGGGCTAGGTCTAGAGGAGTGACATACAGGGAACTAGCTGAAGCAACAGGGGTTGATGAGACGCTCCTAGCCAGGTATGTCTCGGGAAGGGTTATGCCTGGGGCTAGACAGGCGGAGAGGATCTGGAAGGGGCTTCTGGACATCCTCGGTCCGGCTAGGCTTCTTGCGGAAAGTCTTGAGAAGGGTAGGTTGGACGTGGAGGCGGCGCTAGGAGACCCTTTATTCGTGGTTATGTCTCAGCTCTACTTTCTAGACAGGATTAAGGCTAGGGTGGACAGGATCCTTGTTCCCGAGGCTGCTGGTATAGGCCTTGCGACGGCGCTCGGCATCGCTCTAGGAGTTCATGTTGTAGTCGCTAGAAGGACTAAGGAATACACGTGGGCCGAGTATGTGGAGGCGGGTTTCGAAGACCCGGCCAGTGGTAGGAGCATGATTTTCTACGCTAGGAAGGACCTGTTGAGCGGGGCTGAGTGGATCCTTATTGTAGACGATATTGTTCAGACGGGTAGGACTCTCCACGCCATGGAAAAGATTGTGGAGAGTGTGGGTGGAAGAGTTGCCGCTATAGCCGCTGTTATAGTAGTTGGTAGTGAGTGGAAGCGGTTTGTGAGGAGCAGGGTTATACCGATCCTAGAAATAGCTCGATAA
- a CDS encoding BMP family ABC transporter substrate-binding protein, whose translation MNRRDFLKLAGAAGAGLVVGGLGGYILSAPRKQQSQAPTGGGLSLKALWIYVGPVEDYGWTRAHHDGHMKARSKLGWLESSYIETVSEDKAYDVIKAQLDAEGYDAVFATSYGYMDALKRLATEYPDVKFYHCSGPWEEFRDLPNVSTYFAEFYQLYYLNGLAAAGATETCNLGYIPAFLIPEVVRHINAYVIGAVEGAKVLGKCGDGRNIRVLVTPPLNSWFAPDKARDAARLLVETYDVDVIAYTEDTTAVLETAESYWDQGVKVYSFSHYTDMYAYFKSQGKTLRSHLTGQISDWGPIYVDLLVRQAAGVYEKIDIWARLGDYTPIRWAKSPSESLAGSPEGAVYLAPLNTEAIPAKMLEHIKLRYEQMKELLFEPFTGPIRGYSIDAQGRPQEDPKLKVREGERLGRNPLWVMDWLHENAETL comes from the coding sequence ATGAATCGTAGAGACTTCCTAAAGCTGGCCGGAGCCGCTGGAGCCGGTCTTGTTGTCGGAGGTCTGGGAGGATACATACTGTCCGCCCCAAGAAAACAGCAGTCCCAGGCACCCACTGGAGGTGGTCTCAGCCTCAAGGCTCTCTGGATTTATGTGGGCCCCGTCGAGGATTATGGCTGGACGCGGGCCCACCACGACGGGCATATGAAAGCACGCAGCAAGCTTGGCTGGCTGGAGTCATCCTACATAGAGACCGTGTCCGAGGATAAAGCATACGACGTTATAAAGGCTCAGCTCGACGCCGAGGGTTATGACGCCGTGTTCGCAACTAGCTACGGGTACATGGACGCTCTCAAAAGGCTAGCCACAGAGTATCCCGACGTTAAATTCTACCACTGCAGCGGGCCATGGGAGGAGTTCAGGGATCTTCCAAACGTCTCAACCTACTTCGCAGAGTTCTACCAGCTCTACTACCTTAACGGCCTTGCGGCAGCAGGCGCCACAGAAACCTGTAACCTGGGCTACATTCCGGCATTCCTCATACCAGAGGTTGTCAGACACATAAACGCCTATGTAATCGGTGCCGTTGAGGGTGCAAAGGTCCTGGGAAAGTGTGGAGATGGGCGCAATATACGGGTACTGGTTACGCCGCCCCTCAACAGCTGGTTCGCACCCGATAAGGCTAGGGATGCGGCGAGGCTCTTGGTAGAGACTTACGATGTGGATGTGATAGCGTATACTGAGGACACTACTGCAGTACTGGAGACAGCGGAGTCCTACTGGGACCAGGGGGTGAAGGTCTACAGCTTTAGCCACTATACCGACATGTACGCGTACTTCAAAAGCCAGGGTAAAACGTTGAGGAGCCATTTGACAGGCCAGATATCGGACTGGGGGCCGATATACGTAGACCTGCTCGTCAGACAAGCGGCTGGCGTATACGAGAAGATCGATATATGGGCTAGGCTTGGAGACTACACACCCATACGTTGGGCTAAGAGCCCTAGCGAAAGCCTAGCCGGCTCGCCAGAGGGGGCTGTATACCTGGCCCCTCTAAATACCGAGGCCATTCCAGCCAAGATGCTCGAGCATATTAAGCTGAGGTACGAGCAGATGAAGGAACTCCTATTCGAGCCCTTCACAGGCCCGATCAGAGGCTACAGCATCGACGCCCAAGGCAGGCCGCAGGAGGATCCCAAGCTGAAGGTGAGAGAGGGGGAGAGGCTGGGAAGGAACCCATTATGGGTTATGGACTGGCTCCACGAGAACGCTGAAACACTCTAG
- a CDS encoding ABC transporter ATP-binding protein yields the protein MFKGLAVEDLDVVYPGGVHALKGVTASFPAGVVTALLGENGAGKTTLLKAIMGVVKPRKGRILVDGYELRPKGPGDSLRSGIYMASQNPPVYPGIKAYEDLAVTLMVAGRKAGLRQARTMLAEASEALGLNIDPDRYLGEMGFSERQRLEVIKALALGSRAVLLDEPTTHLTPEEAARMLEAAGRLAASGAAVLLVTHRIGEAMEHADRLVILRKGVKVYEGPPPSSTEEVAKLMFGEVLAPREPKTFTAATSTGRPVLSVDRVSLPPRLRMARLEVRQGEVVGVAGVAGNGQEELFEVIVGLRKPAKGRILIAGVDVTRAPPLARRRLGLGVIPEERLGHALVPGESIAFNIALSIHTARDGFIVDWRYYEKLAEEMIRDMGIKAVSPRQMVDELSGGNMQRLVLARELWLKPRLLVAMNPAAGLDLEGQQAVAEMMRMSSERGGVLVIDEDLDFLLRVSNKIYVASGGIVKGPYLPTEEKSIVTAMGGLE from the coding sequence GTGTTCAAGGGGCTCGCTGTAGAGGACCTCGACGTCGTATACCCGGGGGGAGTGCACGCGCTTAAAGGGGTTACGGCTAGCTTTCCGGCAGGGGTAGTGACGGCTCTACTAGGCGAGAATGGGGCTGGGAAGACAACTCTCCTCAAGGCTATAATGGGTGTGGTAAAGCCGAGGAAAGGGAGAATACTGGTAGATGGCTATGAGCTACGTCCCAAAGGGCCCGGTGACTCCCTCAGGAGCGGTATATACATGGCTAGCCAAAACCCTCCGGTGTATCCCGGTATCAAAGCCTACGAGGACCTCGCTGTGACCCTCATGGTAGCCGGGAGGAAGGCAGGTCTAAGACAGGCTAGGACAATGCTAGCTGAAGCGTCTGAGGCTCTCGGATTAAATATAGATCCCGATAGGTACTTAGGGGAAATGGGGTTTTCGGAGAGGCAGAGACTCGAGGTTATTAAAGCCCTAGCCCTAGGCTCCAGAGCCGTGCTCCTAGACGAGCCAACCACACACCTCACACCAGAGGAGGCGGCCCGAATGCTTGAAGCTGCAGGGCGCTTAGCGGCTTCTGGAGCCGCTGTACTTCTTGTCACCCATAGGATAGGAGAGGCTATGGAGCATGCTGACAGGCTTGTCATCCTGAGGAAGGGTGTCAAGGTCTACGAGGGCCCGCCCCCCTCGTCGACAGAAGAGGTTGCTAAGCTTATGTTCGGCGAGGTCCTCGCACCCCGAGAGCCCAAGACGTTTACAGCTGCCACTTCTACGGGCAGGCCTGTACTCAGTGTTGACAGAGTCTCACTCCCCCCCAGGCTTAGGATGGCGAGGCTTGAAGTTCGACAGGGCGAGGTTGTTGGAGTGGCTGGCGTCGCAGGAAACGGTCAGGAAGAGCTTTTCGAGGTGATAGTAGGCCTTAGGAAGCCTGCTAAAGGGAGAATACTAATAGCCGGCGTCGATGTGACTCGAGCTCCACCGCTAGCCAGAAGAAGGCTAGGCCTCGGCGTGATCCCTGAGGAGAGGCTGGGCCACGCACTGGTTCCTGGAGAATCTATAGCGTTTAACATAGCCCTTTCAATCCACACAGCAAGGGACGGCTTTATTGTGGACTGGCGCTACTATGAGAAGCTTGCTGAGGAAATGATTAGGGATATGGGGATAAAAGCGGTAAGCCCGAGGCAGATGGTTGACGAGCTTAGCGGGGGCAACATGCAGAGGCTCGTACTAGCGAGGGAGCTCTGGCTCAAGCCCCGCCTCCTGGTTGCTATGAACCCAGCCGCTGGTCTCGACCTGGAGGGTCAGCAGGCTGTGGCGGAAATGATGAGAATGTCCTCGGAGAGGGGGGGAGTACTGGTTATCGATGAAGACCTAGACTTCCTTCTCCGGGTGTCAAACAAGATTTACGTTGCGAGTGGCGGGATAGTCAAAGGGCCTTACCTGCCTACCGAGGAGAAGTCGATTGTGACTGCAATGGGGGGGCTCGAGTGA
- a CDS encoding ABC transporter permease subunit encodes MRRTASIGVAVLSTIIAGIMLSFIGPGPAAFVEGLIKAATTPSLVSYSVIYAAILVAAASGLVLSYRAGLITIGVEAQVTASAVAALYALAYAGLGLPGALTLAAIVSLAIGIVIAALRVYLDVNEILSSLMINYIVLYMVNGLVSGPLREGAFTKTRSIEAFVGPLEAGLAAVSMAALSWILLERTSLGISLRASGPAPRAADIYTIGRARAMLLSSLPQSLAAAAAGLILLGGIQTVFTALKQPQGYGYAAVLVSWMAELSPTTLIPVSLFFAWIAGAGFILQAYGMPSSLVLLLQSIALTVYMVARRL; translated from the coding sequence GTGAGGAGGACGGCCAGCATAGGAGTGGCTGTACTATCCACAATAATTGCAGGAATCATGTTATCCTTCATAGGACCAGGGCCTGCAGCTTTTGTCGAGGGCCTGATTAAAGCCGCCACTACTCCCAGTCTTGTCTCTTACAGTGTGATTTACGCTGCCATACTTGTGGCGGCAGCCTCTGGCCTTGTGCTGTCGTATAGGGCTGGCTTGATAACTATAGGCGTTGAGGCCCAGGTTACAGCCTCGGCTGTCGCAGCCCTTTACGCTCTAGCCTATGCAGGGTTAGGCCTGCCAGGCGCTCTAACCCTGGCCGCTATTGTGTCTCTAGCTATTGGCATTGTCATAGCCGCCCTTAGAGTTTATCTGGATGTTAACGAGATACTCTCAAGCCTCATGATAAACTATATAGTGTTGTACATGGTTAACGGGCTCGTATCAGGACCTCTGCGCGAGGGAGCTTTCACAAAAACAAGGAGTATCGAGGCATTCGTCGGACCATTAGAAGCAGGGCTAGCGGCCGTTTCAATGGCAGCCCTATCCTGGATATTACTCGAACGCACTAGCCTAGGCATATCGCTAAGGGCATCAGGCCCGGCGCCCCGAGCAGCAGACATTTATACTATTGGAAGGGCCAGGGCTATGCTGCTTTCAAGCCTGCCCCAGAGTCTGGCGGCCGCTGCAGCAGGATTAATACTATTGGGAGGGATACAAACAGTATTCACCGCCCTCAAACAGCCCCAGGGGTATGGTTACGCCGCTGTACTCGTATCATGGATGGCGGAGCTGTCTCCAACCACGCTTATTCCTGTAAGCCTGTTCTTCGCCTGGATAGCCGGAGCGGGATTCATACTCCAGGCTTACGGAATGCCCTCAAGCCTGGTTCTCCTCCTACAGAGCATAGCACTCACGGTCTACATGGTGGCGCGGAGGTTGTAG
- a CDS encoding ABC transporter permease, giving the protein MVEIVISAVLTTLIPLSLAALGEAVLERTGRVNLGVDGLMAVGAAVGALAGVETGSLLAGLAAGALAGGVGSLSYIILTDRLGVNMIVAGLLVFFAGIGLGDLVGSKIAGRPGPVLTSLYTTAATIGIAAVALHLILYNTVTGTALRVVGENPAAAKERGVPVWRLRLSAALVQGLSAGLAGYIMVAGLSYGKWYSGVTAGLGWVALGIVILGYWTPIGVLIASTAVSTVFSMRTQIAAATGIPPLADAIPYILVLILLAAGTHLYERIGLRPPASIWRRR; this is encoded by the coding sequence ATGGTGGAGATTGTGATATCAGCAGTCTTAACAACACTCATACCACTGAGCCTAGCCGCTCTGGGCGAGGCTGTATTAGAGAGGACTGGCCGAGTCAACCTCGGGGTGGACGGTCTAATGGCTGTAGGAGCCGCTGTTGGGGCTCTGGCGGGAGTCGAGACTGGCAGCCTCCTGGCGGGCCTGGCAGCTGGGGCTCTAGCAGGAGGTGTCGGAAGCCTCTCCTACATCATCCTCACAGATAGGCTAGGGGTAAACATGATAGTAGCTGGCCTCCTAGTCTTCTTCGCCGGCATTGGATTAGGCGATCTCGTGGGATCAAAGATAGCTGGGCGGCCGGGGCCCGTGCTGACAAGCCTCTACACAACGGCAGCCACAATCGGTATCGCAGCGGTAGCACTTCACCTAATACTCTACAACACAGTCACGGGAACAGCTCTCAGGGTTGTGGGGGAGAATCCGGCTGCGGCCAAGGAGAGGGGGGTGCCCGTTTGGAGGCTCCGCCTTTCAGCAGCTCTAGTTCAAGGTTTGTCCGCGGGCCTTGCAGGATACATCATGGTAGCCGGCCTCAGCTATGGTAAATGGTACAGCGGCGTTACGGCAGGGTTAGGCTGGGTGGCTCTTGGAATAGTGATACTAGGTTACTGGACCCCCATTGGAGTCTTAATAGCCTCCACAGCGGTTTCCACAGTCTTCAGTATGAGAACACAAATAGCAGCCGCGACAGGTATACCACCGCTAGCAGACGCCATACCCTACATCCTAGTACTCATACTCCTCGCGGCCGGCACACATCTTTATGAAAGGATCGGACTCCGGCCACCCGCATCAATATGGCGCAGGAGATAG
- a CDS encoding NifB/NifX family molybdenum-iron cluster-binding protein gives MKIAIASEKASEPVFRVAGGHFAHAPIFLIYKVDNGVPKLEEIRENPLAAIPDEDAGGDVHHHHHHKGLHGPSKYKYLKDNVLSDVNLIIAGGACMTSIAYFLSEGVSLSFADPGTPADEVLKAAVEKASEGKLPEISVYAWGKLVDPDEIEE, from the coding sequence TTGAAGATAGCCATAGCTTCTGAAAAGGCAAGTGAGCCCGTTTTTAGAGTAGCAGGAGGCCATTTCGCACACGCCCCCATCTTCCTGATCTACAAGGTTGATAACGGTGTTCCAAAGCTTGAGGAGATCAGGGAAAACCCTCTAGCCGCGATCCCCGACGAGGACGCGGGCGGAGACGTACATCACCACCATCATCACAAGGGGCTTCACGGCCCAAGCAAGTATAAGTACCTGAAGGATAACGTGCTGAGCGACGTGAACCTCATAATAGCTGGTGGAGCGTGCATGACAAGCATAGCATACTTCCTCAGCGAAGGAGTCAGCCTGTCATTTGCCGATCCAGGCACCCCTGCCGATGAGGTCCTAAAAGCGGCAGTAGAGAAGGCATCAGAAGGGAAACTACCAGAGATTTCTGTATACGCCTGGGGGAAGCTAGTAGATCCGGACGAGATAGAAGAATAG
- a CDS encoding deoxyuridine 5'-triphosphate nucleotidohydrolase, which produces MFLSGRDLVLLGVVKGHSNGAIQPAGVDLSVGEIESLADAGFLGEEDKIMPKGDRIQCEYGVCELEPGAYRLRFNEVVSIPPGHVGFCFPRSSLLRMGCYLGCAVWDPGYTGRGQAMLLVANPHGLRLEMGSRIAQLVVARVEGPLTSLYKGDYQGEGL; this is translated from the coding sequence GTGTTCCTAAGCGGAAGAGATCTAGTGTTACTGGGTGTCGTCAAAGGTCATAGCAATGGCGCAATCCAGCCCGCAGGCGTCGATTTAAGTGTAGGAGAGATAGAATCGCTGGCTGATGCGGGATTCCTAGGCGAAGAGGACAAGATAATGCCTAAAGGGGATAGAATACAATGTGAATATGGGGTTTGCGAGCTAGAACCCGGTGCTTACAGGCTTAGGTTCAACGAAGTAGTATCTATACCTCCTGGACACGTGGGCTTCTGCTTCCCCCGAAGCAGCTTGCTCAGAATGGGGTGCTACCTCGGCTGTGCAGTCTGGGATCCGGGCTATACAGGTCGAGGCCAGGCTATGCTTCTAGTGGCCAACCCTCACGGCTTGAGATTGGAGATGGGATCCAGAATAGCTCAATTAGTTGTAGCTAGGGTGGAAGGACCTCTGACTAGTCTGTATAAGGGTGACTACCAAGGCGAGGGCTTATAA